One part of the Nocardioides zeae genome encodes these proteins:
- a CDS encoding DUF5719 family protein: MSEEQVRPTGRRRAAPAQPGRRRIDPAIVAAVVLPLLVALAVAAVRVGAPQPPATAPTAEARTASTLVCPSAGVLAGTDEPDTVVPTDGVVRVGTGPDADGDVTASPLDTPAAAEDLEDAADVALDAGGAAAVDSGAAVVVRGSGGAAPGLAAARFDASGGIGTTCRTPDVGGWFVGLGAGGERSSVLELTNPDPGSAVARLSLYDESGPVDAPEIRSLVVGTGETRRLDLAELVPTLGDLAVHVDVARGRLGIAALQTMQPLDGSRGGTTWAPLVAEPTTEATILGLPGDGATARTLLVANPGDAPTRIDVDVLGTSGPVRPTSLADGLVVAPGAVATLDLTDVLGEALAEGGGGASGVRVTSGTAVVASLRSGAGAAEVGSVTTAPVPTDVASGALTGVLPDGAGARRLVLDSRAPGEVAVPVVARSASGDVLLEQDVTLGAGAATALDLPEGTARVDVAPTDPRVDVRAALVTGAGSRASVLALVPTITTDLVPTARRAWQ; this comes from the coding sequence GTGAGCGAGGAGCAGGTCCGCCCGACCGGTCGGCGTCGAGCCGCTCCGGCCCAGCCCGGCCGCCGGCGCATCGACCCCGCGATCGTCGCCGCCGTCGTGCTGCCCCTGCTGGTCGCGCTCGCCGTCGCCGCCGTGCGGGTCGGTGCCCCGCAGCCGCCGGCGACCGCGCCCACCGCGGAGGCGCGCACGGCCTCGACCCTCGTCTGCCCGTCGGCCGGGGTGCTGGCCGGCACGGACGAGCCCGACACGGTCGTCCCCACCGACGGCGTCGTGCGCGTGGGCACGGGCCCGGACGCCGACGGGGACGTGACCGCGAGCCCGCTCGACACGCCCGCGGCCGCCGAGGACCTCGAGGACGCCGCCGACGTGGCGCTCGACGCCGGTGGCGCAGCCGCGGTCGACAGCGGCGCCGCCGTGGTGGTGCGCGGCTCCGGCGGGGCCGCGCCGGGTCTCGCCGCCGCCCGGTTCGACGCCTCGGGCGGGATCGGCACGACCTGCCGCACCCCCGATGTCGGCGGCTGGTTCGTCGGCCTCGGCGCCGGTGGGGAGCGTTCGAGCGTGCTCGAGCTGACCAACCCCGACCCGGGCTCGGCCGTCGCCCGCCTGTCGCTCTACGACGAGTCGGGACCCGTCGACGCCCCGGAGATCCGCTCGCTGGTCGTCGGGACGGGCGAGACCCGCCGCCTCGACCTGGCGGAGCTCGTGCCGACCCTCGGCGACCTCGCCGTGCACGTGGACGTGGCCCGCGGTCGTCTCGGCATCGCCGCCCTGCAGACCATGCAGCCGCTCGACGGGTCGCGCGGCGGCACGACCTGGGCCCCGCTGGTCGCCGAGCCCACCACCGAGGCGACGATCCTGGGCCTGCCCGGTGACGGGGCGACGGCGCGCACCCTGCTCGTGGCCAACCCCGGCGACGCCCCGACCCGGATCGACGTGGACGTCCTGGGGACGTCCGGCCCGGTCCGCCCGACCAGCCTCGCCGACGGGCTCGTCGTCGCGCCGGGCGCGGTCGCCACGCTCGACCTGACGGACGTGCTGGGCGAGGCCCTCGCCGAGGGCGGCGGAGGAGCCTCCGGCGTGCGCGTCACCTCCGGCACCGCGGTGGTCGCGAGCCTGCGCTCCGGCGCCGGTGCCGCCGAGGTCGGCTCCGTCACGACCGCGCCGGTCCCGACCGACGTCGCGTCCGGCGCGCTCACCGGCGTGCTGCCCGACGGGGCGGGCGCGCGGCGCCTGGTGCTCGACTCCCGGGCGCCGGGCGAGGTCGCCGTGCCCGTGGTGGCACGCAGTGCGTCCGGCGACGTGCTGCTCGAGCAGGACGTGACGCTCGGGGCCGGGGCTGCGACCGCCCTCGACCTGCCGGAGGGCACGGCCCGCGTCGACGTCGCGCCCACCGACCCGCGCGTCGACGTGCGCGCCGCGCTCGTCACGGGGGCCGGTTCGCGGGCCTCCGTGCTGGCCCTGGTGCCGACCATCACCACCGACCTCGTGCCCACCGCCCGGCGCGCCTGGCAGTGA
- a CDS encoding metallopeptidase family protein — MTQHGDVPGAVPATGPGPGPEDTPAAYRPRRRDRHGRGGRGPGLAPSPGLRDPRPTRSQRFDRIVLGVVGHVDAPWRAELGELEYVVEEMPLLPDGWTDEAPLASVVPATADHPPRVVFFRRPLERRSETRLDLEELVRRVATEQLAELLGVSPETVDPDYDPDA; from the coding sequence GTGACGCAGCACGGGGACGTCCCGGGGGCGGTGCCCGCGACGGGACCGGGACCCGGGCCGGAGGACACGCCCGCGGCGTACCGACCCCGGCGGCGCGACCGGCACGGGCGCGGCGGACGCGGCCCCGGCCTCGCCCCCTCCCCCGGCCTGCGCGACCCGCGGCCCACGCGCAGCCAGCGCTTCGACCGCATCGTGCTGGGGGTCGTGGGGCACGTCGACGCGCCCTGGCGGGCGGAGCTCGGCGAGCTGGAGTACGTCGTCGAGGAGATGCCGCTCCTCCCCGACGGGTGGACGGACGAGGCGCCCCTCGCCTCCGTCGTGCCGGCGACCGCCGACCACCCGCCGCGGGTCGTGTTCTTCCGCCGCCCCCTGGAGCGGCGCAGCGAGACCCGGCTCGACCTCGAGGAGCTCGTGCGGCGGGTCGCCACCGAGCAGCTCGCCGAGCTGCTGGGCGTCAGCCCCGAGACCGTCGACCCGGACTACGACCCCGACGCCTGA
- a CDS encoding DUF3499 family protein — protein sequence MTLTYVYSDQTAVLGPLSTTAEPHAYDLCEQHSERLSAPRGWEVLRLASVPSAPVHTDDDLLALADAVREAAVRPASPTSRPPHVVPHDRPTYAEEDPRGSRPGPPGRPERGERRGHLRVLETDPTPR from the coding sequence ATGACGCTGACGTACGTCTACTCCGACCAGACCGCCGTGCTCGGGCCGCTGTCGACGACGGCGGAACCGCACGCCTACGACCTGTGCGAGCAGCACTCCGAGCGGCTCTCGGCCCCGCGCGGGTGGGAGGTGCTCCGGCTCGCCAGCGTGCCGTCGGCGCCGGTCCACACCGACGACGACCTGCTCGCGCTCGCCGACGCGGTGCGCGAGGCCGCGGTGCGCCCGGCCTCCCCGACGTCGCGGCCCCCGCACGTCGTGCCGCACGACCGTCCGACGTACGCCGAGGAGGACCCCCGCGGGAGCCGTCCCGGTCCGCCCGGACGCCCCGAGCGCGGCGAGCGCCGCGGTCACCTCCGCGTGCTGGAGACGGACCCCACACCGCGCTGA